The proteins below are encoded in one region of Oncorhynchus kisutch isolate 150728-3 linkage group LG14, Okis_V2, whole genome shotgun sequence:
- the LOC109903348 gene encoding transformer-2 protein homolog alpha: MSDLEDGHFDGRDSRSPSKSDRGSPVRVKSESRSGSPSPSRVAKHSESRSRSKSRSHSRRHSNRRYSRSRSPTNRKKSRSYSPEYRKKKSQSASPNRRHPSSRSHDFRKETFSQGAGGGEDARANPDPNQCLGVFGLSLYTTEKDLREVFGRYGPLAGVNVVYDQRTGRSRGFAFVYFERIADSKEAMERANGMELDGRRIRVDFSITKRAHTPTPGIYMGRPTHNGGGGERNNGGGSGGGGRRGRDSYDRYDDRRGGGYDRGYDRGYDRGDRGYDRYDEYDKYSRRRSPSPYYSRYRSRSRSRSYSPRRY, from the exons ATGAGTGACCTAGAGGATGGACACTTTGATGGACGA GACTCTCGCTCCCCATCCAAATCGGACCGTGGCAGTCCTGTTCGGGTCAAGTCGGAGAGCAGATCCGGGTCGCCGAGCCCATCCAGGGTCGCCAAACACTCAGAGTCTCGGTCCCGCTccaagtccag GTCTCACTCTCGTAGGCACTCTAACCGCCGGTACAGCCGCTCTCGCTCCCCCACCAACCGGAAGAAGTCCCGCTCCTACAGCCCGGAATACCGGAAGAAGAAGAGCCAGAGTGCATCGCCTAACCGCCGCCACCCCAGCAGCAGG AGCCATGACTTCAGAAAAGAGACATTCAGTCAGGGAGCGGGAGGTGGTGAGGATGCCAGG GcgaaccctgaccccaaccagtGTCTGGGGGTGTTTGGCCTGAGCTTGTACACCACGGAGAAGGACCTGAGGGAGGTATTTGGCCGGTACGGCCCTTTGGCTGGGGTTAATGTGGTCTATGACCAGCGCACCGGGCGCTCCCGTGGCTTCGCCTTCGTCTACTTCGAGAGGATCGCCGATTCCAAGGAG GCAATGGAACGGGCCAACGGTATGGAGCTGGATGGGAGACGCATTAGAGTGGACTTCTCTATCACCAAGAGGGCCCACACCCCTACGCCTGGTATCTACATGGGTCGACCCACGCA TAATGGTGGTGGGGGGGAGCGAAACAATGGGGGCGGCAgcggtggtggagggaggaggggacgggACTCGTACGACCGATACGACGATCGACGCGGTGGCGGGTACGACCGTGGATATGACCGTGGATACGACCGGGGAGACCGGGGGTATGACAGATATGACGAGTATGACAAGTACAG tCGCAGGCGCTCTCCCTcaccctactacagtagatacAGGTCACGCTCCAGGTCTCGCTCATACAGCCCAC GACGATACTAA
- the LOC109903346 gene encoding coiled-coil domain-containing protein 126-like, which translates to MLGRNMSQKLSVLLIIMGLAWGLMLLLYTGQQQHHQSSGELHQQILELSRRYVKVLTEENRNAPGGPQGTSMAGYADLKRTIAVLLDDILTRLVKLEGKIELVANTSVTNSSHLAVGALASAPVALHKATKQDTPGNHHLESAHISPYTPSRPRPGV; encoded by the exons ATGCTGGGGAGGAACATGTCCCAGAAGCTGAGCGTGCTGCTGATCATCATGGGGCTGGCGTGGGGGCTCATGTTGCTGCTCTACACCGGGCAGCAGCAACACCACCAGAGCAGTGGCGAGCTGCATCAACAGATCCTGGAGCTGAGCCGGCGCTATGTCAAGGTGCTAACCGAGGAGAACCGGAATGCACCGGGAGGCCCGCAGGGCACCTCCATGGCTGGTTACG ctgatCTAAAGAGGACCATAGCGGTGTTGTTGGATGACATCCTGACGCGCCTGGTCAAGCTGGAGGGGAAGATTGAGCTGGTGGCCAACACTTCAGTCACTAACTCCTCCCATCTTGCTGTGGGTGCCCTGGCCTCAGCTCCAGTTGCCTTACACAAAGCCACCAAGCAGGACACGCCAGGCAACCACCACCTGGAATCCGCTCACATCTCTCCATACACACCCAGCAGACCTCGGCCAGGGGTATAG